The genomic region ATTCCTATCCTGTATCCTAGTACTCATACTATGATCATTTGAAGGGAATATGTGTTGTTATCCTGATGAAATGGCTACAGAGAGTATGAGGCGCGCTTGCAGAGGTACGCCGAACGCATCTGGACATGCAAGAGTACCGGCAGCAACCAGCTCACACACAAGGAGGCCtgggaggaggagcaagaagtcACTGAACTGTGAGTAACAAGCAAATCTAGCTTGAGTGACATTACAACAGAAATGCTCTGTttcaaaataaatataaattgttATTCTATACAGAGGCTAAAAAGATCTGTAGCACACACTGCTCACTGTCTCCCGTTGAAGGTCACACGATTCACAGCTGTGTTATTGGACTTTCCCCGTGCGCCTCCTTCCTTTCTATTTGCATCACGTATGGATTGAGTCATCCTTGAATCCAATGATGGGGAGAATGTCTTCATTTTATTTAATGAAAAGAGAGTGCAAAATAAGTGTGTGGCCTGGTCCAGAAACAACCCTTAGCACTTCACACCCCCTAGCACTTGTGTCCATCTGAAGGGATTGGATTAGGGAATGTTTTTAGACAAGGTCTAGATTCTCTCGTTTGATAAGTTTCAGGACAGTGTGTCCAGGTTGGCTACTGTGGCATTGAGTGCTGCACTGTGGGAGGGAATGAAAGTTGGGTTCTGTTTGTTCACAAATGACCGCAGTGCCACAGCCAGGCTGTGCTCCACCAGCACCCTCGGTGCAAGCCATGCAGGATCAGCAACCGTATTTAAAGATGTCTATTTAAACTATGTAGGGAAGCCTGGGTTTGAATCTGCTTCCCCTGCTGGAGAAGTGGTTGTGTACAGGGAGGGTGGGCATTGGTGGTCCCAGCATTCCGTTTCATTGAGATGTTACCATTTGTATTCATTCCTCGGCTCGGACTGCTGCGTGCATGTTTATGAATTACGGAAAGCATTTGCGGGTGACTCGAACAGTGAAAATAGCAATAGCCATACAAAGCCACCATCTGTCAATGAATTGCGTGAATGTGCACCAATAAACCCAAATCAGTTAGCATAAGAAGACTGTTTATTGCTGCCAATTTCAATCGAGTGTTCGATAAGTGAGATGTTTGACATGAGTGTTTTATGTCCAGGCTTCAGGAGGAATACCCACTATGGTTCGAGAAGCCCGTCCTGGAGATGGTCCATCACAACACGGTCTCCCTGGACAAGCTGGTGGACCAGGCCTGGGTGGAGATCCTCACCAAGTACGCCGTAGACGAAGAGTGTGACTTTCTGGTGAGGTTGTCTTTACTTTGGTCGAATGCTGTGAATGTTTGTTTTCATGTGGTGAGATAGTAGTCTATGAAGGTGGAATAAATAAATACCTTTCATGGAAAATatgttgattaaaaaaaatatttttgggctCTTTAGGTGGGGAAGGAAAAGAGTTTGCGGGTTAAGGTCGTGAAGATACACCCCCTTGAAGGGAACGCTGAGGGGGAGACGTCGGAGAAGAAGCTAGAGGGAGCCTGCGACTCTCCTTCCAGCGACAAGGAGAATGCCAGCCAGGAGAACCAGAAGAAGGAACAACAGCTgaccagagaggaggagagccccAGGGAGACCAgggaaagcaggagagagagcctCAGTGAGTACAACACGTTTGTGTCATGTTGTGCTAGAAATTATATTATTCGGTTTTGGGTAACCTGCACCAAAATCCACAACATAGTTGGGGTGTAAATGTTTAAATGAAATTGGGAGTCTTAACGTTAAGAAACATTCCTAATGGCTAAAACAATGTCCCTACAACATTCTTATGACAGTGCACTTATCACAAAACATATTATTTTCTGTGTTATAGCCTTAACCAGACAATATGCTATAAAAGCTTGGGAAACATtttttaaaggtagactcagcgatatgaAGGGAATGCAGAAAGGAAACAACATAGTGGGTCAACTTATGCAACAACTAAGAGCGTTGAAGTGCAAGAATACCTCTCTGCTGTTTTGGTGCCCTGGCTACCACGCTGTTAACCATGTGAATCAAGCCCATGTGCAGTGACTGTCAGGGCAACATGCTGCATGGTGCTCATCTATATCCTAGCCTATTCATTGATAGGCCCTGTATTATGGAATTTGCGCGGCATTGCAAGCCAAGAAATGGTGATCTACAGCATTCCATTGCGAGAGACATCTTTTGGTTGCCGGTAGATAGGCATAGTAAATGGTTCTGACTCTGTCTGCCTGGTgcctgacctgcctatactgtgcccctcccctctgtctcctctgttccaAATACTGAGTCTTAGGAGTCAATTCCTAGCGGAATCTAATCTTGACACTGCAAAATGCGAGTGAGCTTGCAAGGAATCGTAGTTAAGTTGGGAAAAATGGCAGAGAGAGGCAAGCGACTGCAGTGAAGTCCTCTATGGCAATACTTTGATAAGTTAAATGAGAAGGCAATACTTTGATAAGTTAAATGAGAAGGCAATACTTTGATAAGTTAAATGAGAAGGCAATACTTTGATAAGTTAAATGAGAAGGCAATACTTTGATAAGTTAAATGAGAAGGCAATACTTTGATAAGTTAAATGAGAAGGCAATACCTTGATAAGTTAAATGAGAAGGAAATGTTAACTTTGCGAGATAGAATTGAggtacagtaatggtagtacaggTGCAATGTTTAACAATCTGAAAGGGATGCACAGTGAGACCCAAACCATTGCTGGCAGCAGCACAGCTTCATTGCGAAATGTATGATTTTTTTTTGTAGTTGTAAACGGAAAACCgcagaaaaaaaatgtaaatgtcagtTTAAACAAACTCGTTCCGTGGAGGGCCGTGTCTGggggttttcgctcctcccttgtacttgattgatgaattaagatcactaattagtaaggagctcccctcacctggttatctaggtcttaattgaaactAAAAACCAGCAGACATTAGGCCGGGGGGGAAAGTACGCCCCCCTTTttcttctccccaatttcgttgtatccaattggtagttagtcgtgtcccatcgctgcaactcccgtacggactcgggagaggtgaaggtcaagagctgtgcgtcctccgaaacacgacccagccaagccacactgcttcttgacacaatgccctcttaacccggaagccagctgcaccaacgtgtcggaggaaacaccgttcacctGGAGACCGTGTCCGCTTACAGGTGCTCCAGCCACAGGAGTTgatagagcgcgatgggacaaggaaatctcgGCCTGCCAaacactctcctaacccagacaacgctggggaATTGagctgcctcatgggtctcccagccaaggccagctgtgacacagtctggaatcaaacccgggtctgtagtgacgcctcaaggccctccatggaatgagtttgacacccattattattatttttaatgtcACATCCCGATAACACAGCACGTGGAGCTTTAAGACATGTGGGCTAGTTCAGAGATGGCTGTTTCACATATTAAAGATATTTGATGTCTATTGGACAAACCTGGATGATTATTTTTTTATTCAAATGTACATGTAAAAATAGCATAGGATCCACACAGGCCTGATCTGTTGGCATGTGTTAAAGTATACTGTGTGCTTGTTTGCCATTAGGTGATCGAGCACGGCGCTCCCCCAGGAAAACTCCCACCGCtatgaaggaggagaagaagagatgggtgATGCCAAAGTTCCTGCCACACAAGTATGACGTGAAGCTGATCAGCGAAGACAAGGTTGGTGTCCTCTCCACTGTTTTAAAATGTCTATTGTTCACCTCCGACCATCAAGTGCACATTTTATGTAAGTGGGTCGTGTTCATTGGTTACAAAATGGATTTAAACAGAAAGAGGCTGCCTGAACTTGTTGAATAAGAGACATATTTTAGTTTTTCGTTACCAAATTGATTTAAAGAAAATTCCATTGCATACTCTAATGAACACAACACTTGCGTCTGCTATGTAATTTATATAAATGTTTAAACCCTACACCAACAGGTCATCAGTGATGTCCCAGTGGACAGCCTCTTCCGGACTGAGCGCCCTCCGACCAAGGAGATCATGCGCTACTTCATCCGCCACTATGCACTCCGGCTTGGGATGGGAGAGACGGCCCCCTGGGTGGTGGAGGATGAACTGGTGAAGAAGTTCAACCTGCCCAGCAAATTCAGCGACTTCCTCCTGGATCCACACAAGGTAAACCAGGATTTATATGGTGTTTTGTACTTTTGTTTGTTTGTCCAAAAACCTCCACATATATTCCTGTTGGTGTAGGAGCTCTGGATTATGTGATGAAGAATGAAAATGTATATAGAATACAACAGTAAGACAAAACGGGGAAAAAATATTGCctttcagaaggtattcataccccCTGAATTATTCTACTTTTTGTTCTTACAGCCCGAattcaaaataataataaagatATCATCTGTATacacagtgaaaacatgtttttacaaaatgttgctaatttattgaaaatgaaatacagaaatatatctCATTTAAATtactattcacacccctgagtcaatactttgtagaaacacctttggcagcgattacagctgtgagtctttctgggtaactcTATAAAACTatttcacacctggattgtggaACATTTGcattcttttttgttgttgttgttgaattttaccccctttttctccccgaTTTCGTGGTATCTAATTGTTAGTATCTACTATcatgtctcatcgctacaactcccgtaaggctcgggagagacgacggttgaaagtcatgcgtcctccgatacacaacccaaccaagccacactgcttcttaacacggcatccaacccggaagccaaccgcttcaatgtgtcggagggaacactgtgcacctggcaaccttggttagcgtgcactgtgctCGGCCCACCacgggagtcgctggtgcgcgatgagacaaggatatccctaccggccaagccctccctaacccagacgacgctaggccaattgtgcgtcgccccacggacctcccggtcgcggacggttacgacagagcctgggcgcgaacccagagtctctggtggcacagcccttaaccactgcgccacccgggaggccaccaACATTTGCATTCTAATATAatatcttcaagctctgtcaaattggttgttgatcattgctattCAACTATttccaggtcttgccatagatttgaAGTAGATTAAGTCAAaactaactcggccactcaggaacattccctGTCTTTGTGGTAAGCAACTCTAGTATAGATTTGGCCTTAGGTGATTGTCTTCccgaaaggtgaattaatctcccaggttctggtggaaagcagactgaaccagatattcctctagaattttgcctgtgcttaggtcCATTGTCTTTTTTCCCCTTTTTTTctgaaaatgtatacacagcaTGATGCAGCCTCTACTATGCTTTAAAATatagagagtggtactcagtaatgtgttgtgttggatttgccctaaaCAGAACACTTTGGATTCAGGagaaaaagtgaattgctttgccacatttttacttcagtgccttattgcaaacattgttgcaaacaggatgcctgTTTTGGAGTATTTGTATTTTGCAAAGGCTTCCTTTTCCCtcttgtcaattaggttagtattgtggagtaactacaatgttcttgatccatcctcagttttctcctatcacagtcattcaactctaactgttttaaagtccccaTTGTTTGGCCTTATGGTGACATCCCTAaccggtttccttcctcttcggcaaCTGAGTTTGGAAATATGCCTCTATCTTTGTAGTGAttggatgtattgatacaccatccaaagtgtgaaTTTAATAACTTCACCGTGCTCAAAGGGGTATTGTCTGCTTTTTCTTTTACCAatctaccaatagatgcccttctttgtgaggatTTTGAAAAACTCCCTGTTCTTTGTGTTTTAATCTGttagaaattcactgctcgactgagggatctTATAATTATCTGAATGTGTTGGGTACAGGGATGAGGCGGTCATTAAAATAAATAATCaacaccattattgcacacagtgtgtCCATGTGACTTAAGTCGAgcagtgtgaatactttctgaaggcattgtatgcATGTTTTTATGAAACATTTTGTTTTAATTGTGACTAATAGTTTTTTTTTTGCCTTCTAGTTTTTCGCAGAGAATCCAGTCTCAACCAAGCGCAGGAGCCTGAGTTCAACGGAGGGCAAACCCAGTAAGAAGCTGAAGACCTCGAACACCCCGGGAGGAGTGAATTCAGGGAACGAGAAGAAAAAGGATTCTCTTGGCATGCCCCTGAGCCCCACGATCTGGGGCCACATGCAGGTTTGTCAAATTTTATACATGCTGATGTAATCTGATGTGCAGATATTTTTGCTGGATTCGTTTTATTAAGAATCTTAGTTCACCTGGAATATGACTGTTGGTAGATAAACACAGGGTTTGTTTTCCTTATTTGACCATTGAGAATGTAAATGTTAAGTAGAATTTGCAGATTTTTGTCTGTTGCTTTGGATTGAATCAATAATTCATCCATTTATATTGTAGATGAAAATGAATGGCTCGCCTCTGAAGGTAAAGAATTCTGGAACACCCAAGAAAAGAGATGGTGGggcctctgtcctctcctctccaaaatCCAGCAAAAAACCCAGGGATAAGAAATCTGCTGCTGGCAAAAAGACCCCTGGCAAGAGTGGTCAGAAGATATCCTCCAAAAAGGATGGAGGTGCCAAGAAGCCCAAGATGAAGCAGATGACCCTGTTGGACTTGGCCAAGAACCCTCTCTCCGCTGGAAGCCCCAAGAAGAGAGCCCGGAGCACTGGCCCAGGGACCCCCAAACTGGGCAAGCCCCTCCACCCCATGGCCCTGCATCTGCTGCGCTACTACAAGGAGCACAAGGGCAAGGAGGACAAGAGGAATGCCATGTCCTGTCTCATATCCAAAGCAGCCAAGGCCCTCTCGCCTGAGGACCGAGGCCGGCTGCCAGAGGAGCTCCAAGACCTGGTCCTGAAGCGCTGGGAGCTGCTGGAGCAGAAGAAGAAATGGGCGGCCATGAGCGAAGAGGAGAAGCAGGATGTGATGAGGAAGAGGCGTGAGGAGATCAGGGAGAAACTCCGGGAGAAGACCAAGGAGCGGCGGGAGAAGGAGCTGCAGGTGCGCCGTGAGCAGCAGCGCCGCTATGAGGACCTGGAGATCGAGGGCGGCAAGGCACTTCCTGTCTTCAAGCTGGTTGACATGCCAGAGGGCCTGCCCAACTCCCTGTTCGGAGACGTGGCCATGGTAGCGGACTTCCTCAACTGCTACGCGGGCCTGCTGATGCCCGATGACCAGTACCCGGTGACGGCAGTGGCCCTGATGGAGGCTCTGGCCGGGGAGAAGGCAGGTTTCCTATACCTGAACCGTGTGCTTGTGGTGCTGCTGCAGACCCTGCTGCAGGATGAGCTGGCTGAGGGCTACAGTGAGCTGGACATGCCCCTGTCGGAGatccccctcaccctccactCTGTCTCGGAGCTGGTGCGCCTGTGCCTGCGGCCGTGTGACGCCCACGGCGATGACTCTTGCCAGGGCTCTGGGGGGGGTGACTGGGGCCCTCTAGGGGGATTCGACCAGGTGGTAAGCGGTGAGTTCCTCGAGCAGCTGGAGGCGGTGGAGGTGTTTGAGCTGACGTCGACGGAGAAGGCCAGCCTGCTGGTAGCACTGTGTCACCGCATCCTCATGACCTACTCGGTGGAGGACCACGTGGACTCCATGCAGCAGCGCTCGGCCGAGCTGTGGAAGGAGAGGTTGGCCTCGCTCAAGGAGGTCAACGACCGCAAGCGGGCTGAGAAGCAGCGGCGTAAGGAACAAGCAGAGGTCAAAGGCGAGGAGGCTGCCAGTGGCGACACGCCATCAGCCACCGCCGGCGACACTCCATCAGCCACCGCCAAGgtggagaaaaagaaagagggtAGCGCTAAGAAAGAGGTGAAGAAGGTGAAAGCAGAGCCAGTGGCCGCGGAGCCGGTGGCCACCGAGTCGGAAGACATGATCAGTACGGTGAAGAGTAGGAGGCTGATGTCCATCCAGGCCAAGAAGGAAAAGGAGGAGCAGGACAAACAGAACAAGGGTAAGGACAGCTGGGAGTATTGTAGGTCATTAGACTGGGCCATCTTTCCTGTTCAGATCACATGGTAAGGAAATACTCCTATCACTAGTCATAGAAAAATATTAAATATGTAAACAGCAAACATGTCGTCCCCCATGAATGATGCAGCGCTTCCCATTAGCCAATTAGTGTGATTTTGTAAATGCCAGATCTCCATGGCAAGACGCATCATTCGCTCACTTTTAGTCAAAATCGGGCCGTTGGTGTTTGAGATCTCGTGGGTTAGCTAGACTCATCCCTGAGCATGTGTGCCAAATATCATCACTCTTGAGTCAAACAGTTTGAGAGCTAAAAGTGTCACCATGTTGTCGATATTAATGTTTTTGCATATGTTATGTCTTGACAGTGTTTGCAACATGTGTACCAAATATTGTTATAATATGAATGTATTTTGACTAATTTATATGCATTTGTATCAGACAACGTGAAAGTTTATTGGTCATTAGTCTTGAAAATACTGCGTTGAGACCTTTGTCCATAGATGCCACATCAAGTTTTGTGTAGATCGGTCAGTTGGTGCCAGAAGAATAGCGTTGAAGTGTTTTTCGCAAATTCAAAATGGCGGTGTCCCTGAGGCCCCTAGGTCAAACAGGGTGAGGGGCTTGACCTGTCAAATGTATCATTTTCAATCTCTTGTTACAGCGCCTACATCTGAAcaatcagtgtaattttgtaaatgccaGGTCTTTATGGTAAGACAAATCATTCACACAAGTTTAATAAAAAATGGGGCCAATGTGGTCTGAGGTCGCGTGTGACTAATGTACTAACAGACGGAGACCGATCCAAAGTCCTCTCCCCGATTTTTGTTGTGGTGGACAATTAGAAAAGATGAGATGACTATGGTTGAATTTGAGCCAAACAATGCTGAGTCCGTGGTTGCATAGGTGATTTATGCAATGGGAATGCTCTGTTATGTGCCTATTTAAAACAAAGCGTCTTTTTTGTTTGTTGTCACCGGTTCTAATAATTCAGTTTCTCTCCCCTCAGAGCGCATGGAGAAGGAGGCGGAGGAGGAACGTGTCCGCAAGCAGAAGGCTGCAGCAGAGAGGGCCTTCCAGGACGGCATCGCCAAAGCCAAACTGGTGCTGAGAAGAATCCCACTGGGAACTGATCGAAACCATAACAGGTCAGCACGCACACTTCAATGATGCACAACCAGTTCAGGTGTTTCATTTACAGTTTAAGCACTTATATGGTATAGTGCACGCATCCTCAATGGTCCCAAGACTTTGGATATATTAGGAATCAACAACTATGTCAAATGTAAAGTGAATTAATGTCACGGTTGGTTTATATTACCGTCGGTATTGACCTTCTAGCTCTTTGTGTCTGTGTTAGGTACTGGCTGTTTTCTGATGTGGTGCCTGGCCTATACATAGAGAAGGGCTGGGTGCACGAGAGCATTGACTATAGCTACACCCTCACCCTGGAAGAGGCTACAGCCGAGCCTGAAGACGAGGAGGAGACTAACGGTGAGTTATTACACTATCACATCTGAAAGTCTGCAAACCATAAGCTGTACTATATTTAGTGCCTCATGTCCCAGAAGCGTGAAGGAATATACTTAATAAATATAGCTGTGAGCAGCAATGACGTATTACACATGATTTTGAGCATTAGCGTTACATATGCAAAGAAGAAGTTGCTTATAGTTTCCTTGTTTTAGATATCAATACCAAATTCGGTGTGGTTTTTCTTTGGGATGTCAATTAGAAACAATGCTGAGTCCGTGGTTGCATAGGTGATTTATGCAATGGGAATGCTCTGTTATGTGCCTATTTTAAAATAGCAACGACAAGTTTCAAGTTAATAGTCCGCTGTGGGGTGGATTTACAGTGGTTTAAATGGACACATCTGATTTGGCAATAACTCATCTTTTGATCAATCCCTTTGCTTTTTTAAAACGTAGGTAAGACTTGAACCATGGGCTTACATGTCATGTGGTTCATGAGGAGATTCTAAAAGTATTTTTATCATATTCGTGTATGGGCTAATATGCATCTTGGTGTAGTGTAACAATCTTTGAATACGTCCGTGTTGTTTTCTTAAAATCTTCAGGGGCTATTGTGACGAGTCAAAAGACATTTAGAGTAAATCTGACTTTTAGTCCATGATTATTCTGAGCATTAGTTACAGggcggcatggtagcctagtggtaggagcgttggactagtaaccgaaaggctgcatgttcaaatccctgagctgacacggtacacatctgtcgttctgcccctgaacgaggcagttaacccactgctcctaggctgtcattgaaaatatgaatgtgttcttaactgacttgatatgttaaaaaaaaaaagttaaagtgAATTGTTAATAGTTTCCTTCTCTTTTTTTTTGCGTATTAACTTTAAACTTTGACTTTGGCATTGATAAGCCATTGTGGAGTGGATTTACAAAGGATTTTAATTGACATGTAAAATCTTCTTTCCTTATTTATCTCTTAACCTAGGGGTTCCTAAACTTATTTATCTCTTAACTTAGGGGTTCCTAAACCTTTTGGCCAACTACCCCATTTTGATATCTGAAAATGTTTGCGACTCCAACCACGTTGGGGGGAAATGTATGTAATTATTAACAGCCAATGTTTATGGCAGTCAACTCACCGTCACATACTTTTAACGTGCGGCTATGACGGTCAATTGCAAATGAGTCTGACATAAGACACAttatctcaccaccactaatgagatgggtgtGCTTGATGCATGTCGCATCGGAGCGTCTGAAAACCATGGGGTGTAGTCGACAGTGTGCATCTCTGCTCAATCCAACCTGGATACGTTTTTGGTTTTAATGCAGGCGAGAGCACTTAACCCAGCTTCACATGAGTTTGATGGtgcttcaagacaactgggaactcaggaaaaacacgaggtcaaatcatgacgtcggTGATCTTTAAGTCAGCAAGTCTGAGTTCCAGAAAGAGGCCTGACTCCCCGAGTTGTATGACTTCAagctctttattttattttttatatttcaggtttccagttgtcttgaacactcTCAAATTAGAGacttctgagttcccagttgttttcaACGTTGCAATAATGCTCGGAGGGAGACTGCAGGGTATTCTCTTTGTGACGAACCAAAACACCTGCAGGCTTGTGTTCAGTTTCCcatatatgtctgttacataaGCAAGGAGACATTTTTCTTTTCATTACACAAAGTCTTTGTTTTTATATATCCATTGTGAAAGACAACAGTTCCTCTCTCAATATGAAACATCTTAAAACACCAAGCCTTGGTATGAGATAGAAcattgtcatgctctgatcccatACCTCTACATAGTTTGCAAACAGGCGTGCGCGCAGTGGTTGTGGTTTGATGTAGTTTAGAATCGAAGTTACCTTCCGCAGTAAATCTATTGAGTTTTGTGCTGCCAGTTGCATATATCATACAGTGCAGAAAGACTCATAACTAGAGTGCAGAGGCCTGCCCGCCATCTCTTAAGATAATTTATTTAGGCACGGTTACGTATTTTATCAAATAAAAATCAACATGTAAACAAGGATCAGAATAACACTTTAGAGCGTCTGTTTGCTTGCATCGCGTGCGAGACGAGTGGTCCGTTGCTCAAGGAACGAGAGACGGTCAGACATTGCAGTAGCAGGTAGgcctatatacagtgcctttggaaagtattcagaccccttgaccttttccgcATCTTCTTGGGTTACAGCCTTAATCAAACATTTATCAAATTGTTATTTTtcctcaatctgcacacaataccccataatgacaaagcagaaatgTCACACTTagctattcagaccctttactcagtactttgttgaagcacctttcgtagcgattacagcctcgagttttCTTGTGTATgccactacaagcttggcacacctgtatttctcccattcttgtttacagatcctcaagctctgtcaggttgaatggggagctcTTTTCacgtctccagagatgttcgattaggttcaagtctgggttctggctgggccactcaagaacattcagactcctgtgttgtcttggctgtgtgcttagggtcgttgtcctcttggaaggtgaaccttcgccccagtttgaggtcctgagcactctggagcagaatTTATCCTTTTCATAAatttttgctccgttcatctttgcctcgatcctgactagtcttccagtccccgccactgaaaaacatctccacagcatgatattgccgccaccatgcttcaccgtagggatagtgccaggtttcctccagaagtgacactttgcattcaggacaaagagttcaatcttggtatcatcagaccagagaatcttgtttctcatggtcatagtctttaggtgccttttggcaaactccaaacaggctgtcataAGCTTTTTATTGAGgcgtggcttctgtctggccactctactataaagtcctgatttggtggagtgctgcacagatggttgtccttctggaaggttctcccttctccacagaggaactctagctctctgtctgtgaccattgggttcttggtcacctccctgaacaaggcccttctctcctgattgctcagtttggctgggcagccaaatctaggaagagtcttggtggttccaaatttcttccatttaagaatgattaaggccactgtgttcttggggaccttcaatgctgcagaattgttttggtaaccttccccagacctgtgcctcgacaatcctgtctcggcgctctacggacaattccttcgccctcatggcttgggttttgctctgacatgcactgt from Oncorhynchus keta strain PuntledgeMale-10-30-2019 chromosome 18, Oket_V2, whole genome shotgun sequence harbors:
- the LOC118397312 gene encoding tyrosine-protein kinase BAZ1B-like yields the protein MAPLLGRKPYPLVKPLAEPPGPEEEVYIIEHTKEAFRNKEEYEARLQRYAERIWTCKSTGSNQLTHKEAWEEEQEVTELLQEEYPLWFEKPVLEMVHHNTVSLDKLVDQAWVEILTKYAVDEECDFLVGKEKSLRVKVVKIHPLEGNAEGETSEKKLEGACDSPSSDKENASQENQKKEQQLTREEESPRETRESRRESLSDRARRSPRKTPTAMKEEKKRWVMPKFLPHKYDVKLISEDKVISDVPVDSLFRTERPPTKEIMRYFIRHYALRLGMGETAPWVVEDELVKKFNLPSKFSDFLLDPHKFFAENPVSTKRRSLSSTEGKPSKKLKTSNTPGGVNSGNEKKKDSLGMPLSPTIWGHMQMKMNGSPLKVKNSGTPKKRDGGASVLSSPKSSKKPRDKKSAAGKKTPGKSGQKISSKKDGGAKKPKMKQMTLLDLAKNPLSAGSPKKRARSTGPGTPKLGKPLHPMALHLLRYYKEHKGKEDKRNAMSCLISKAAKALSPEDRGRLPEELQDLVLKRWELLEQKKKWAAMSEEEKQDVMRKRREEIREKLREKTKERREKELQVRREQQRRYEDLEIEGGKALPVFKLVDMPEGLPNSLFGDVAMVADFLNCYAGLLMPDDQYPVTAVALMEALAGEKAGFLYLNRVLVVLLQTLLQDELAEGYSELDMPLSEIPLTLHSVSELVRLCLRPCDAHGDDSCQGSGGGDWGPLGGFDQVVSGEFLEQLEAVEVFELTSTEKASLLVALCHRILMTYSVEDHVDSMQQRSAELWKERLASLKEVNDRKRAEKQRRKEQAEVKGEEAASGDTPSATAGDTPSATAKVEKKKEGSAKKEVKKVKAEPVAAEPVATESEDMISTVKSRRLMSIQAKKEKEEQDKQNKERMEKEAEEERVRKQKAAAERAFQDGIAKAKLVLRRIPLGTDRNHNRYWLFSDVVPGLYIEKGWVHESIDYSYTLTLEEATAEPEDEEETNDVEDSGSLDGALSEGAHQGAPAAVCIETTTPNQGQNLWFVCDSPRDLDDLLESLHAQGVRESELKTKLQVRYQDILHSINLARKGNPGLRSCDGHQELLKYMRSDVIEVASRLQKGGLGYMDDSMDEFEKKVRDLENLKDFGECVITLQACVIKKFLQGFMAPKQKKKKKQEGEESRKTEEVDEEKKLAEEARVATAVEKWKTAIREAQTFSRMHVLLGMLDACIKWDMSAENARCKVCRRKGEDDKLILCDECNKAFHLFCLRPALYRIPQGEWLCPACQPAVQRRCSRGRNYNEDTEEEEDEEEEAESESEDSDEDDEEDADYKAVGHSLRSRKKTKHSKASKVSSKGGSKKHTPPSKPRKQKVAHSSPADLDELVHQSSKTGVRRQALELERSEEILQKLVKFRYSWPFREPVSVEEAEDYFDIISSPMDFQTMQAKFSEGQYRHAQDFLEDVKLVFSNAEEYNQTGSSVLSCMAKTEQSFTELLHKLLPGLSYLRRRQRKRVSRTPQVSEDEEEEEAPKVRKMPNGKGKVGRPRKAVVEQRRREEEESEEEASAKRKSKRAATSSCRRDYREQESDGEECDKRRTLQRGADGGDSDEENRAGHRHSKRQKRS